In Carassius auratus strain Wakin chromosome 39, ASM336829v1, whole genome shotgun sequence, a genomic segment contains:
- the LOC113058112 gene encoding tripartite motif-containing protein 16-like encodes MAEARFSQDEFLCPVCLDLLKDPVTIQCGHSYCKICITDCWDQEDQKRVYSCPQCRQTFSPRPALSRNTMLAEVVEKLKKTRLSDDCYAGAGDVQCDVCTGRKYRAVKSCLVCLNSYCQNHLQQHESFFRGKRHNLTEATGRLQEMICQKHEKILEVFCRTDQKCICVLCTVIEHKNHDIVSAAEQRTEKQKQLKETQKTLQQRIQQREKDLQQLRETVESHKRSAQPAVEDSERIFTELIRSIERSRSEMIRLIRDQEKIAVSRAEERLERLEQEINDLRRRDAELEQLSHTQDHIQFLQSFQSLSAPPESTDVNDIPFISLFSSDDLRESVHQLRDKLEDFCIEQLQKISDRVTLTFTSIDLWTRNDFLQYSHQFTLDLNTVNKLLHLSENNRVITDTDTVQSYPDHPDRFDDVYPQVLCRESVCGRCYWEIEWSGRNLCISVSYKSISRKGRGNECWFGCNDQSWSLICSSSRYSFRHNNIKTDLSVKSISSRIGVFVDHRAGTLSFYSVSDKMSLIHTVQTTFTQPLYPGFRVWVGSVELC; translated from the exons atggcagaagccagattttctcaggatgagttcttgtgtccagtgtgtctggatctgctgaaggatccagtgaccatccagtgtggacacagttactgtaagatctgtattacagactgctgggatcaggaggatcagaagagagtctacagctgtcctcagtgcagacagaccttcagtccaagacctgctttatctagaaacaccatgctggctgaagtggtggagaaactgaagaagaccagaCTCTCTGATGACTGTTacgctggagctggagatgtgcagtgtgacgtctgtactggaagaaaatacagagccgtcaagtcctgtctggtgtgtctgAACTCTTACTGTCAGAATCACCTCCAACAACATGAGAGTTTCTTTAGAGGAAAGAGACACAATCTGACTGAAGCTactggacgactgcaggagatgatctgccagaaacatgagaagatcctcgaggttttctgtcgcactgatcagaaatgtatatgtgtgcTGTGTACAGTTATTGAACATAAAAACCACGACATTGTATCAGCTGCAGAGcagaggacagagaaacag aagcagctgaaggagactcagaagacgctccagcagagaatccagcagagagagaaagatctccagcagctgagagagactgtggagtctcataag cgctctgcacagccagcagtggaggacagtgagaggatctttactgagctcatccgctccattgagagaagccgctctgagatgatacgactgatcagagatcaggaaaagattgcagtgagtcgagctgaagaacgactggagcgactggagcaggagatcaatgatctgaggaggagagacgctgagctggagcagctttcacacacacaggatcacatccagttcctgcag agtttccagtctctctcagctccTCCTGAATCTACAGATGTAAATGACATTCCcttcatttctctcttctcttctgatgatctgagagaatctgtccatcagctgagagacaaactggaggatttctgcatAGAGCAGCTCcagaagatctcagacagag tTACACTCACATTCACCAGCATTGATCTCTGGACCAGGAAcgacttcctacaat attcccatcagttcactctggatctgaacacagtgaatAAACTCCTCCAtctgtctgagaacaacagagtgattACTGACACTGACACAGTCCagtcgtatcctgatcatccagacagatttgatgatgTATAtcctcaggtgttgtgtagagagagtgtgtgtggacgctgttactgggagattgagtggagtggaCGTAATTTgtgtatatcagtgtcatataagagcatcagcaggaagggacggGGTAATGAGTGTTGGTTTGGAtgtaatgatcagtcctggagtttgatcTGCTCTTCCTCCAGATACTCATTCAGACACAATAACATAAAGACTGATCTCTCTGTGAAGTCCATCAGcagtagaataggagtgtttgtggatcacagagcaggaactctgtccttctacagcgtctctgacaaaatgagcctcatccacacagtccagaccacattcactcagccgctctatcctgggtttaggGTTTGGGTTGGATCAGTGgaactgtgttga
- the LOC113058068 gene encoding tripartite motif-containing protein 16-like, whose amino-acid sequence MAEARVSQDEFLCSVCLDLLKDPVAIPCGHSYCKICITDCWDQEDQKRVYSCPQCRQTFSPRPALSRNTMLAEVVEKLKKTRLSDDCYAGAGDVQCDVCTGRKYRAVKSCLVCLNSYCQNHLEQHESFFRGKRHNLTEATGRLQEMICQKHEKILEVFCRTDQKCICVLCMDDHKNHNIVSAAAQRTEKQKQLKETQKTLQQRIQQREKDLQQLRETVESHKRSAQTAVEDSERIFTELIRSIERSRSELIRLIRDQEKTAVSRAEERLERLEQEINDLRRRDAELEQLSHTQDHIQFLQSFQSLSAPPESTDVNDDLFSSLFSSDDLRESVHQLRDKLEDFCKEQLKKISDRVTFTSIDLWTRNDFLQYSHQFTLDLNTVNEYLHLSENNRVITNTVPVQSYPNHPDRFDDVRQVLCRESVCGRCYWEIEWSGYNGVEISVSYKSISRKGRGKECVFGSNDQSWSLICSCSSYSFIHNKIETDLSVKPISSRIGVFVDHRAGTLSFYSVSDTMSLIHTVQTTFTQTLYPGFRVNPGSSVKLC is encoded by the exons atggcagaagccagaGTTTCTCAGGATGAGTTCTTGTGTTCAGTGTGTCTGGATCTGCTGAAGGATCCAGTGGCTattccctgtggacacagttactgtaagatctgtattacagactgctgggatcaggaggatcagaagagagtctacagctgtcctcagtgcagacagaccttcagtccaagacctgctttatctagaaacaccatgctggctgaagtggtggagaaactgaagaagaccagaCTCTCTGATGACTGTTacgctggagctggagatgtgcagtgtgacgtctgtactggaagaaaatacagagccgtcaagtcctgtctggtgtgtctgAACTCTTACTGTCAGAATCACCTCGAACAACATGAGAGTTTCTTTAGAGGAAAGAGACACAATCTGACTGAagccactggacgactgcaggagatgatctgccagaaacatgagaagatcctcgaggttttctgtcgcactgatcagaaatgtatatgtgtgctgtgtatggATGACCATAAAAACCACAACATTGTATCAGCTGCAGCacagaggacagagaaacag aagcagctgaaggagactcagaagacgctccagcagagaatccagcagagagagaaagatctccagcagctgagagagactgtggagtctcataag cgctctgcacagacagcagtggaggacagtgagaggatctttactgagctcatccgctccattgagagaagccgctctgagctgatacgactgatcagagatcaggaaaagactgcagtgagtcgagctgaagaacgactggagcgactggagcaggagatcaatgatctgaggaggagagacgctgagctggagcagctttcacacacacaggatcacatccagttcctgcag agtttccagtctctctcagctccTCCTGAATCTACAGATGTTAATGATgatctcttcagttctctcttctcttctgatgatctgagagaatctgtccatcagctgagagacaaactggaggatttctgcaaagagcagctgaagaagatctcagacagag tTACATTCACCAGCATTGATCTCTGGACCAGGAAcgacttcctacaat attcccatcagttcactctggatctgaacacagtgaatGAATACCTCCAtctgtctgagaacaacagagtgattACTAATACTGTCCCAGTCCAGTCGTATCCtaatcatccagacagatttgatgatgtgcgtcaggtgttgtgtagagagagtgtgtgtggacgctgttactgggagattgagtggagtggaTATAATGGTGTGGagatatcagtgtcatataagagcatcagcaggaagggacggggtaaagagtgtgtgtttggatctaatgatcagtcctggagtttgatcTGCTCTTGCTCCAGTTACTCATTTATACACAATAAGATAGAGACTGATCTCTCTGTGAAGCCCATCAGCAGcagaataggagtgtttgtggatcacagagcaggaactctgtccttctacagcgtctctgacacaatgagcctcatccacacagtccagaccacattcactcagacgctctatcctgggtttaggGTTAATCctggatcatcagtgaaactgtgttga